From Amaranthus tricolor cultivar Red isolate AtriRed21 chromosome 4, ASM2621246v1, whole genome shotgun sequence:
GTTAAATCATCAAAACTTTCACTTGTTTGGAAGTTGGGTGATTCGAAGTCGTGCGGTAAAGGTATTCATGCATTGAGATCAGGGAGGCTTTTGTCCCACTTGTTGCCTTGGAAAAGAACCACCCGTTGGAGGTTTGTCTGGCAGTACTTTGCAAAGCTCTGTTAAAAGTTCGATATGCTAAATTgtctttttgtttgttttatatttgctatctttttgtttgttttatatttgCTATCTTTGCTTCTTGTGATCTCTGTTGTCACTAAAAATTTGTGTGATTAATGTATTAGTCGTAAGCTGCTTTCTTCAAAAAAGAGGGGTGTTGTGTATGTAAGGTCGGGGCATGGTTTTTCCTTACGAAGATCAAAAGTCATAAGTCTTCATGGAAATAGTCTAAAATGGTCCATTTCCATGGAAAAGCGCTCAAAAAGAGTTGAAGAGGTCAGTCatgtttatgttttcttttaaataCATGCACACGAGCTCTATTTTTTGCATTATGCATTGTGAAGAGATTGTCTTGAGTTTGCTTATTACTGTACAGGATGCTGCTATGGCCGTTGCTGCGATGGATTTTGCACAGAAGTCTGGATCTTCAGGCATTGGCTCAAAACAAGAAGGCAGTATGCATTCTCTGCAGGAACCAGGTCACTGTTTGAAGCAACGCTCAGGTAGGTTAATGGCAAGAAGCTTAGATCATATATTGTTCTTTTTCTATTTGAAACAAAGATGAATTTGTAAAGTGAGCTTCCCTTTCCCCCTGGATAAGGATGATGTATTTTGGTACATCAATATTATATTGTTAATGGGGTGTTGAATATTGGTCATTCACAGGAGAACGAATATTCCGTATTGGTGTGCATCGATATCGTATGGATCCTTCTAGGAGGACACTTCAGAAGATTTCAGGTTCTAGTCATCCTTGTTTTTTCTTGGTGCTtcagttcaaatttttttgtgaTCGACAAAAAAGTTCTGGCTGTGAGTATGTGTTCAATGTTGATAAGAGGCCATGAAAAAGTTGGACTTGAAACTACAATCTAATGAAACCCTTTCATGATTTTGGTCATCATCATTGAAGATTTTTTCTGCTAATTGAGTGTATGTAAAGATTGACCTCGTTGGAATTGGATGGTGTTTAGTCTGTCCAAGCATCCATCTTATTCTTGGGATTTTAGGTTCTCACTCTTGGTAATATCTGTTATTTATGCATTAtaaaccctttttatttttgtatgttaGTACCATGGGGAATCATGATGGGTATAGTCTAATTTATCTTTCTTTGTGCCTTTTGATTTTCTCCTTTTTCAGCATCTTATAATTAATCTTCATTTCAGCTTTAGTACCCATACTGATAATGTAATATTGAATAGATGAAGAAGCAGATGTAGCTGCTTCAACAACCGAAAAGGATGCCAGAAAAGTTTATGTGCCAAAGAGGCTACTAATTGGAAGTAATGAGTATGTTGTTCCCTGCTCCCGTTCTTTCTCTCTGTTGATAGATTGCTAGTTAGTTACATGCTTGAATGCAGGAATGAAGTTGCTGGATTACTTGAAGCAGCACTTGCTGTTTTACTATCTAATGACCCTCTTGTTTTTGGATGATATTCATCCTGTTTAATAGGTATGTTCGGATTGGCAATGGAAACAAGCTTGTTTTAGACCCAAAAAGACGTACTCGCGTTTTGGCTAGTGAAAAAGTTCGATGGAGTTTGCACACTGCTAGGAGGCGATTAGCCAAGAAACGGAAGTTTTGCCAGTTTTTTACTAGATTTGGCAAATGTAACAAGGTTGAAGGAAAATGTCCATTTATCCATGATCCATCCAAAGTAGTGGTCTGCACTAAATTTTTGAATGGTTCATGTGCTGATCCGAACTGCAAATTGACTCACAAGGTCTATTGTATAATGCCCTTTGGCTGAAAGTATATAGAAGTAGATAGTTATTTTGGGTATATACCTAAGACTATTTCTGTGGTTTCTTTGCTGCAGGTTATTCCTGATAGAATGCCTGATTGTTCTTTCTTTCTGCAAGGTTATCTTCTATCTATACATTTGTGTTTTTCTATATTTACTTTAGATGTTGTTGACATCCTTTATTAACAGGTTTATGTTCTAATGAGAAATGTCCTTATCGACATGTGAGTGTGAATCCTAAAGCGTCAATATGTGAGAGCTTCCTTAGGGGTTATTGTGCTGAAGGAAATGAGGTATCTCAATCACTTATGCTGTTTTATGCTTATTGTCatctttttagttattatatattatagggaaattccatgtggtaactctgaatttttttgcttttcctCGTGGCAGACAAACCTTTTTTTTAATCCACGTGGTGATCTTCCCCTTCCAATTTTATCACGTGGTAAACAAAAAGGAAGTTTTTTTTGTAAACTTTATGCTATTTTTACCCAACgaaatgacatttttttttcaaaaaaagaaatgTCGTGATCACATGTTTTGAAATTCAGTCGAAATAAATACTCAATTTTaccaaaaacttaacattttgtcCACTACATAGAAAATTTGGAAGCTCAAGGTCATCACGTGGATTCAAAAAAACATTTGTGGAAAGGCAAAAAAAACTTagggttaccacgtgaaatttctctatattatattatattcatCCCTTTCTTCTAATTTTGTCAACATTTTTTCACTTTTGTCAATTAGTACAATTTTACTCTAAGCTTTTACTATCCCATCATAACAAAATGTTAATCTAATCACGGTTTTTGTTAAACATGAATAAGCAGAACgactattataaaattttatgttgttaaGCCATACTCCCCTATTCTGTCCTATTCATGTCTTTTAAAATTCATAGTAcaatattttctattaaaacTGTGGTGAAGGGAAACTTCTTGTTGCAGTTTTGACCGGATGTCCAGTGTTttgaaagcattaaaaacctttactAAAATGTTTACTTTATACATTGCATTTTCTTATAAGTTCTTTCTGTTCGTTCCTTACTAAAATGTTTTGTGTTTACACTATTAATACTTTGATgtcttgaaattttattttttaaaacaagtACAACAAATTCAGTAAGCATTTATTTGCAGTAGTCTCGAACTCGTACTTGTCTCATCTCCTGGAAACTCTTTTTAGTGGCTAATTGACTTCGCCTTAGGTTAGGTTAAATATAGATGAGATTATGCGTATATGAACGCTTGGTAACCTTGGCTATGGCAGAATGCATCTATCTTGAGAAAGATGGGACCAAATCTTGTGAAGCAAGTTATATAAGCTCAATATTATCAGCAAATCTACTCTGTTGTGATTTATTAATAACCAACTTTCAAGGgatggataattgataaactGTTGGGTGACCTCACAAGTCATAATGGTCTGTTTACAGATAGTCTACAGGCTTCTCAAGTTGTGTTATTaggatttattattttattttaaattattttctcattATCGGTTTCTTCAACCAAAAATCTTGCGAGTGTCACATGTCGACTTACCTGATAGAAACAAGTAGAACAAATCTCTGTCTACAAACTTGCAGTGCCGGAAAAAGCACAGTTACAGCTGCCCCGATTTTGAAGCTTCTGGTAGCTGCCCTCAAGGTTCAAAATGCAAACTTTACCATCCGAAAAAGGGCAAGGCTAAGAGAAGGAAAGTTACGGAGGATCAGAAAAATGATAAAGGACGTTACTTTGGTTCGGGTGTCTCAGTTGCTGCTGATCCTGAGACAGGACCCACGCTTGTCGATTCACAAAAGGCCAACTTAGTTTTTGAAGAAGAATTGGGTGATTTTATCAGTCTTAATgttattgatgatgaagagggAGAGAACAAATTGTGTAGTGAGCAGATGTTATCCGAGGATAACCCGTTGAGTACTCGGTTGGATAATCTTGATGAATTGATAAAGCCTTTTCGGATATTGGGTGGAGTTTGAAGAAATCTATAGGAATTCTGGATCATTTATAGTATAGTAGTCATACTCATTAGGGACATGAATCATGTTGCATTTCATCTGTAATTCTGTAAATTTGTCACTTTTGCCATTTGTAAAACTTATTTTCTTCTAAAATGTAAATTGTAATCTGATAGTTGATAACAGTTGTACTCTTACActgaaatagaaaatattttatttgatttgtagaAATGATGTATGTGTTGATcttgtttttagtttttgtgtaTTGGATGAAGAGGAAGTATTTCTTAAAGGTGAATTAATCGCAACATTCTATTATAGAATTGAAGCATCATAATCACTTCTAAAATGGTCCTTTCTCataaaatttgctatattttcattttaatcttgACTTCacattctttcttttttttaatccattatattttatttattttttcattttatttttacatttctttcattttttcatgaattacttcttttttttttgtttactttttaccttttttatcttttttttttatttgcttaaATTTTATCCTAGTAAATGCTTATGGGATAGAGAGAGTAGCTCAAAGAcaagtaaattttattttaattactcCTTTCGTCCCAAATTCTTTGAACATGATATGAAGTTGCTGAAAGAAACTCAACATAACCTATTGACATAAATTACGAGCATACAAAACACTCGGTGAAAGTAAACCCAAATACttgccaaataaaaaatttacacaaAATTCAAACTTATAATTATCATCAAATTGATCCAACTTCTATGAAGTCTCAACAATTTCGAGTCATGATATGTTTATCTTGCACGTATCGtcctaaaataatatttaaagctTTCATATATTCCCTATTACTCGTGTAAATAAAATCTATAGCAAAGAACCACCTCAAACTCTTTATTTAAACAATCCCAATTAAGTAAAAAATTTAATCTCATCATCTCGATCGCTTTTCCTATTGAAATCGATGAAAAATAAAGTATATtaacaaaaaatgaaataaaaaaaaataaattaacttagTTAATTTAATCAACTGAATAAGTAAGGTTATaagtcaattaattataagtgttattatatttaaattataaaattagttaattaatGATGTGTTTATTAGATATAAAGGATTAATTAGTAAATTAAGAGTTTTAGGAAGTATAATTGAATAAGTGAACAATATAGAAAGTAATATTGGAAAATTTAATGCCTCATATTTGGACAGCTTTGATGACATCCCTCCCCCACCTCAAAGGAATAATCTAATCTTATCAACAAAAAAGAGGACTTAAATTCATTGTGTCCAATAATACACTCAAAAACATAATAACCATATCAACAAACTAACTACAGTATGGCAACTACTTTTTCTTCCATCTTTTCAATACAACTACCCAATATTTCATGGAATAAAGGAAGCAAAAGAGTCCCACCAAAGAGATTCAGATTCTGTATTTCAGCTCAAGTGCAGGAAACCCAGCAAGTAAAGACCGAAAATGAAGCAGAAATGCCAGAGAAAATGAAGCAAGAAGACCTGAAAATGCCAAAACCGATTGAACCGCAAGTAAATGTGAAGAGCAGGAACTTGGCGCGAGAATATGGAGGACAGTGGCTGAGTAGTGTGACCAGGCATGTAAGGATCTACGCTGCCTATATTGATCCAGAAACCTGCGCCATGGATCAATCTCAGTTGGATAAACTGACACTTATTCTTGATCCTACTGATGAATTTTTGTGGACGGATGAAACCTGCAATAAGGTTTACGTTTACTTTCAAGAACTCGTTGATAATTACGAGGTTGGATTTCTTCTCTTGTTATAGTATTGCAATCAATATTGTTAGACTATGTTTAACATGAATGCAAATTCAATTCAAACGGTACAAAGATGTTCAAAAATTAGCTCAGATAATCAAAGATTACTGGTctaatttcaactaattcacTACTTTCTTTATGAAATGAGGGTTACAAGTGTGTTTAAAATTAGTAACCTATGACAGTGGGATATGGGGATGAGAATTATTTGCCAATTACAGCCATGTAATTTGATCATTTTGGTTTTTACGAACACATAATTTGAACAACATACCATTACCCCTAACACCAAAAAATGGCTCCCAAGTAAGTGAGGTTTAGGAGGATCGGATATACGcaatcttacccttgttagtaatAATACTCCTAAATAACTCAAGTTTGGTATGTTACTGGTGCACTAGTGTTGTTGAAAACTCTAACAATCTAAATTTAATCATAAAACAGGGTGCAGCTCTGACTGAATACACGCTCCGCCTTATCGGGTCAGATATAGAGCATTACATAAGAAAGATGTTGTATGATGGTGAGATCAAATACAACATGAATTCAAGAGTGTTGAACTTCAGCATGGGAAAACCACGGATGAAATTCAACGGTAATGAGCTTCCAGACGTGCAGTAATAGCAAGAATCAGAAAATGGTATTTTCTGATTTCATTTTTAGGCCACTTCTTATGCATCTTTCTTTTAAATAGCTAATCTAAGAGGCAGAAAAAGCATGTTGATGGGGTTTTGTTACAGGAAGCACAAGGTCAAATTTACTAGAGTTGTTAGTCAACCAAGATTCAGAATTTGCTCCGATGGTTATACTTCAAAAACAGGAAGAAAGAAAAacaccaaaaataaaaacacacAAGATAACTATTACCTCCAGAGTCCAGATACATGTTGCATATTCATACGAGATTTAAGTGCTTCCACAATTGTTTGTAACTTGCACCATAAATGCACAAATTTGAGAGAGAAAATGGTTCAAGCTTGGGGTTGTAGAGTTGCTTCTTTATTTCAGAACTGTAACAGGTTACTCAACTCAATGTAATGCCTACTATAGAGGGGCAAACATTACATAGAACTTAAACTTTCACCTAATACGATTATCCTTTTCCATGGTGTTTCTAGGTTCTATAACTCTATTAATACTACATATGAAAATTGGGAACCTTGAGAGAACTAATTCTGTGTGCATTTTTCATCTAGTGGATAGAATATATCCCTCATATCATCTAATAAAGCGTTCGAATGTTTTGCATGATTTCAGATGTGAACCAGAGGGCTGATGTATCCAAATCTCAGTTGAAAGTAGAATCCCAACTCTGGAAAATTGTTCATCAAGTAGAAAATTCAAAAGTTCATATTGTACTTTTGATCCTGAATATACATGTGTATATGCCATATTCATTGCCATGGTTTAAACTATTCAAGATAATGGTGGCATTGTCTTTCATGGTGCCCTATTACTGTCTTTTTAAACTATTCAAAAGGACTAATTGTACTATTGATCCTGAATATACATGTGTATATGCCATACTACTGTCTTTTTTATCAAAGAAGCATAATGGTAATACTTCAACTAATAGTTAGTTTTTACCAAGGAAGCCAAAAAATAAGTTCCCCTCCTCCCATGGTGCCCCCCATACCCTAAACCCCTCTTCATTGAGGAAAAGGGGAAGAACATTTAGCAAATTATTCCACTCTATCTTAATGGAAAACTAATGGCATTAAGATGAGAAAGAAACTTAACCAAAAGTTTTAAGTAAATTGGATATTTCATAGTAGTTTCAATGTTTGTGAACCTTCTATTTCAACTATAAGGTTGTAATATAATAAGATAATATTCACAATACTATTTTATTCTTAGTATTTTTGTAAATCTTTAGATTGCGAAAATAATTACTTTGAGGCTATTTGGTAAAATAGCAAAATAGGTTATTGagcaattt
This genomic window contains:
- the LOC130810003 gene encoding NAD(P)H-quinone oxidoreductase subunit M, chloroplastic, with protein sequence MATTFSSIFSIQLPNISWNKGSKRVPPKRFRFCISAQVQETQQVKTENEAEMPEKMKQEDLKMPKPIEPQVNVKSRNLAREYGGQWLSSVTRHVRIYAAYIDPETCAMDQSQLDKLTLILDPTDEFLWTDETCNKVYVYFQELVDNYEGAALTEYTLRLIGSDIEHYIRKMLYDGEIKYNMNSRVLNFSMGKPRMKFNGNELPDVQ